One region of Solanum pennellii chromosome 6, SPENNV200 genomic DNA includes:
- the LOC107023247 gene encoding neoxanthin synthase, chloroplastic — translation MEALLKPFPSLLLSSPTPHRSIFQQNPSFLSPTTQKKSRKCLLRNKSSKLFCSFLDLAPTSKPESLDVNISWVDPNSGRAQFDVIIIGAGPAGLRLAEQVSKYGIKVCCVDPSPLSMWPNNYGVWVDEFENLGLEDCLDHKWPMTCVHINDNKTKYLGRPYGRVSRKKLKLKLLNSCVENRVKFYKAKVWKVEHEEFESSIVCDDGKKIRGSLVVDASGFASDFIEYDKPRNHGYQIAHGVLVEVDNHPFDLDKMVLMDWRDSHLGNEPYLRVNNAKEPTFLYAMPFDRNLVFLEETSLVSRPVLSYMEVKRRMVARLRHLGIKVRSVIEEEKCVIPMGGPLPRIPQNVMAIGGNSGIVHPSTGYMVARSMALAPVLAEAIVEGLGSTRMIRGSQLYHRVWNGLWPLDRRCVRECYSFGMETLLKLDLKGTRRLFDAFFDLDPKYWQGFLSSRLSVKELGLLSLCLFGHGSNLTRLDIVTKCPVPLVRLIGNLAVESL, via the coding sequence ATGGAAGCTCTTCTCAAGCCTTTTCCATCTCTTTTACTTTCCTCTCCTACACCCCATAGGTCTATTTTCCAACAAAATCCCTCTTTTCTAAGTCCCAccacccaaaaaaaatcaagaaaatgtcTTCTTAGAAACAAAAGTAGTAAACTTTTTTGTAGCTTTCTTGATTTAGCACCCACATCAAAGCCAGAGTCTTTAGATGTTAACATCTCATGGGTTGATCCTAATTCTGGTCGGGCTCAATTCGACGTGATCATTATCGGAGCTGGCCCTGCTGGGCTCAGGTTAGCTGAACAAGTTTCTAAATATGGTATTAAGGTATGTTGTGTTGACCCTTCACCACTCTCCATGTGGCCAAATAATTATGGTGTTTGGGTTGATGAGTTTGAGAATTTAGGACTGGAAGATTGTTTAGATCATAAATGGCCTATGACTTGTGTGCATATAAATGATAACAAGACTAAGTATTTGGGAAGACCATATGGTAGAGTTAGTAGAAAGAAGCTGAAGTTGAAATTGTTGAACAGTTGTGTTGAGAACAGAGTGAAGTTTTATAAAGCTAAGGTTTGGAAAGTGGAACATGAAGAATTTGAGTCTTCAATTGTTTGTGATGATGGTAAGAAGATAAGAGGTAGTTTGGTTGTGGATGCAAGTGGTTTTGCTAGTGATTTTATAGAGTATGACAAGCCAAGAAACCATGGTTATCAAATTGCTCATGGGGTTTTAGTAGAAGTTGATAATCATCCATTTGATTTGGATAAAATGGTGCTTATGGATTGGAGGGATTCTCATTTAGGTAATGAGCCATATTTAAGGGTGAATAATGCTAAAGAACCAACATTCTTGTATGCAATGCCATTTGATAGAAATTTGGTTTTCTTGGAAGAGACTTCTTTGGTGAGTCGTCCTGTGTTATCGTATATGGAAGTAAAAAGAAGGATGGTGGCAAGATTAAGGCATTTGGGGATCAAAGTGAGAAGTGTTATTGAGGAAGAGAAATGTGTGATCCCTATGGGAGGACCACTTCCGCGGATTCCTCAAAATGTTATGGCTATTGGTGGGAATTCAGGGATAGTTCATCCATCAACGGGGTACATGGTGGCTAGGAGCATGGCTTTAGCACCAGTACTAGCTGAAGCCATCGTCGAGGGGCTTGGCTCAACAAGAATGATAAGAGGGTCTCAACTTTACCATAGAGTTTGGAATGGTTTGTGGCCTTTGGATAGAAGATGTGTTAGAGAATGTTATTCATTTGGGATGGAGACATTGTTGAAGCTTGATTTGAAAGGGACTAGGAGATTGTTTGACGCTTTCTTTGATCTTGATCCTAAATACTGGCAAGGGTTCCTTTCTTCAAGATTGTCTGTCAAAGAACTTGGTTTACTCAGCTTGTGTCTTTTCGGACATGGCTCAAATTTGACTAGGTTGGATATTGTTACAAAATGTCCTGTTCCTTTGGTTAGACTGATTGGCAATCTAGCAGTAGAGAGCCTTTGA
- the LOC107023248 gene encoding vesicle-associated membrane protein 714 produces the protein MTGNADVRPILCVLIKTSVDLLSSLQFEAPYFFDTYLCEREMAIVYAVVARGTTVLAEFSAVTGNTGAVARRIMEKLPDETESRLCFSQDRYIFHILRSNGITFLCMANETFGRRIPFSYLEDIQMRFMKNYGKVASYAPAYSMNDEFSRVLHQQMEFFSSNPSADTLNRVRGEVGEIRTIMVDNIEKILERGDRIELLVDKTGTMQDNAFHFRKQSKRLRRALWMKNAKLLGLLTCLIVLFLYLIIAACCGGITLPSCRS, from the exons ATGACAGGTAATGCTGATGTCCGTCCTATCTTATGTGTCCTTATCAAAACCTCCGTAGACTTGCTCTCCAGTCTACAATTCGAAGCTCCATACTTTTTCGATACGTATCTGTGTGAGAGAGAAATGGCGATAGTGTATGCGGTTGTGGCGAGAGGCACAACGGTGCTGGCGGAGTTCAGTGCCGTGACGGGGAACACCGGGGCGGTGGCGCGGCGGATAATGGAGAAGCTTCCAGATGAAACGGAATCGAGGCTTTGTTTCTCTCAGGATCGGTACATCTTCCATATACTCCGATCGAATGGAATCACCTTCCTTTGTATGGCTAACGAAACCTTTGGAA GGAGGATTCCGTTCTCATACTTGGAGGATATTCAGATGAGGTTCATGAAGAACTATGGTAAGGTGGCTTCTTATGCTCCTGCCTATTCCATGAATGATGAATTCTCAAGGGTCTTGCATCAGCAAATGGAGTTCTTTTCAAGTAATCCAAGTGCAGATACACTAAATCGTGTCAGAGGAGAAGTTGGTGAG ATACGCACCATCATGGTTGATAATATTGAGAAAATACTTGAAAGAGGGGATCGGATTGAGCTACTCGTTGACAAAACAGGAACAATGCAAGACAATGCATTTCACTTCAGGAAACAGTCGAAGCGCCTTAGGAGAGCTCTTTGGATGAAAAACGCAAAGCTCCT GGGTTTGTTGACATGCCTGATTGTGCTCTTCCTTTACTTGATAATTGCTGCTTGTTGCGGAGGCATCACTCTACCTTCCTGCAGATCATGA
- the LOC107023249 gene encoding uncharacterized protein LOC107023249 isoform X3 → MLFCRRQMASYQLGFALCITLVLATLQLSSCYVLKGSVTCLDCSQHNDLSGIKVLVKCSQVKRLTMATTEEDGSFETKLPSTPPNKCYAKILGGPNQLFVSRIEIDPNIVKSQEDDNSYTISNPLKFYTKCPSSNKNANGKCHDEFGSSKTIDLPVPKEWGIAPTSYYVPVLPIIGIP, encoded by the exons ATGCTATTTTGCAGAAGACAG ATGGCATCATATCAGCTTGGATTTGCACTCTGCATCACTTTGGTTCTTGCCACACTTCAGTTATCGTCTTGCTATGTCTTGAAGGGTTCTGTTACTTGCCTAGACTGCAGTCAACATAACGATCTCTCAG GAATAAAAGTTTTAGTGAAGTGTAGTCAGGTGAAAAGATTGACTATGGCTACAACAGAAGAAGATGGCTCTTTTGAAACAAAACTTCCTTCTACTCCACCAAACAAATGCTATGCCAAGATCCTTGGAGGTCCTAATCAGCTCTTTGTTTCAAGAATTGAAATAGACCCCAATATTGTCAAGTCTCAAGAAGATGATAACTCCTACACTATCTCTAACCCTTTAAAGTTCTACACAAAATGCCCTTCATCCAACAAGAATGCTAATGGAAAATGTCATGATGAGTTTGGTTCATCTAAGACTATTGATCTACCAGTGCCAAAAGAATGGGGAATTGCACCAACTAGCTACTATGTCCCTGTGCTCCCCATCATTGGGATACCTtaa
- the LOC107023249 gene encoding uncharacterized protein LOC107023249 isoform X2, with amino-acid sequence MGLVGRLDFLHSWQQVMPPTVKGNYMASYQLGFALCITLVLATLQLSSCYVLKGSVTCLDCSQHNDLSGIKVLVKCSQVKRLTMATTEEDGSFETKLPSTPPNKCYAKILGGPNQLFVSRIEIDPNIVKSQEDDNSYTISNPLKFYTKCPSSNKNANGKCHDEFGSSKTIDLPVPKEWGIAPTSYYVPVLPIIGIP; translated from the exons ATGGGGTTGGTAGGACGCCTGGATTTCCTGCATTCCTGGCAGCAGGTTATGCCCCCAACGGTGAAGGGAAATTAT ATGGCATCATATCAGCTTGGATTTGCACTCTGCATCACTTTGGTTCTTGCCACACTTCAGTTATCGTCTTGCTATGTCTTGAAGGGTTCTGTTACTTGCCTAGACTGCAGTCAACATAACGATCTCTCAG GAATAAAAGTTTTAGTGAAGTGTAGTCAGGTGAAAAGATTGACTATGGCTACAACAGAAGAAGATGGCTCTTTTGAAACAAAACTTCCTTCTACTCCACCAAACAAATGCTATGCCAAGATCCTTGGAGGTCCTAATCAGCTCTTTGTTTCAAGAATTGAAATAGACCCCAATATTGTCAAGTCTCAAGAAGATGATAACTCCTACACTATCTCTAACCCTTTAAAGTTCTACACAAAATGCCCTTCATCCAACAAGAATGCTAATGGAAAATGTCATGATGAGTTTGGTTCATCTAAGACTATTGATCTACCAGTGCCAAAAGAATGGGGAATTGCACCAACTAGCTACTATGTCCCTGTGCTCCCCATCATTGGGATACCTtaa
- the LOC107023249 gene encoding uncharacterized protein LOC107023249 isoform X1: MDSGGGGPNNSRYQRKLPSSDRFLGIFSTAHSQSQPSASTSAAEVELSEHDIFDASSDAIQHSTHSTSTSPNANYHRSPNHLSHHKHFGILAALPESESHAQALLSVSSSSSSSSTSSARLIPTIPKRPQVDRVKYLQSAPVNVPVMSAAARRRGRHFDDVDDDVDGGEMLPPHEIVASRKTPILASSVVEGAGRKLKGRDLRQVRDAILQKTDGIISAWICTLHHFGSCHTSVIVLLCLEGFCYLPRLQST, from the exons ATGGATTCAGGCGGCGGCGGACCCAATAATTCCCGGTACCAGCGAAAATTGCCGTCGTCCGATCGTTTCCTCGGCATTTTCTCCACTGCTCACTCACAATCCCAACCCTCTGCTTCGACTTCCGCTGCCGAAGTTGAGCTCAGCGAGCACGACATTTTTGACGCATCCTCCGATGCAATTCAACACTCCACTCATTCAACTTCAACAAGTCCGAACGCTAATTATCATCGGTCCCCTAACCATCTCTCCCACCACAAACATTTCGGTATCCTAGCCGCGTTGCCGGAGTCTGAGTCCCACGCGCAGGCTTTGCTCTCCGTTTCTTCATCCTCCTCGTCTTCCTCCACGTCGTCGGCTCGTTTAATTCCTACAATTCCTAAACGGCCGCAAGTGGATCGGGTTAAATATCTCCAGTCCGCACCGGTGAATGTACCTGTAATGTCTGCAGCAGCGCGCCGAAGAGGCAGGCATTTCGacgatgttgatgatgatgtcGACGGTGGTGAGATGTTACCACCGCATGAAATTGTTGCGTCGAGAAAGACACCAATTTTGGCATCCTCTGTGGTTGAGGGAGCTGGGAGGAAGTTGAAAGGGAGGGATTTGAGGCAAGTCCGAGATGCTATTTTGCAGAAGACAG ATGGCATCATATCAGCTTGGATTTGCACTCTGCATCACTTTGGTTCTTGCCACACTTCAGTTATCGTCTTGCTATGTCTTGAAGGGTTCTGTTACTTGCCTAGACTGCAGTCAACATAA